A portion of the Falco naumanni isolate bFalNau1 chromosome 9, bFalNau1.pat, whole genome shotgun sequence genome contains these proteins:
- the ATP5MK gene encoding ATP synthase membrane subunit DAPIT, mitochondrial — MAGHDSGSQHQFTGFQKYFNSYTITGRRNYVIATYTSIAMLILYFKLRPKKKTPAVTDK, encoded by the exons ATGGCTGGCCATGACTCAGGATCTCAACACCAGTTCACTGGATTTCAGAAGTACTTCAATTCCTATACCATCACGGGCAGGAGGAAT TATGTAATAGCAACTTACACAAGTATTGCAATGCTCATCTTGTATTTCAAGCTCAGACctaaaaagaaaactcctgCTGTGACAGATAAGTAA
- the PDCD11 gene encoding protein RRP5 homolog isoform X1: MASMEENFPRGGIQKKPKEDKTPKLKLERDNLFDVHHEKQSQKRKRSQRDQGKQKKFKADKIAPAKDDVNIEPLAIEDLCEGMLLLGCIKEVSDYELVISLPNGLSGFVPVTQISDAYSKMLSKQVAQGELLEDLNSLLDMYSPGTLVRCVVTSAEKSADGRRSIKLSINPKKVNKGLNASSLASGMLLSGFVSSVEDHGYLIDIGVSGTHAFLPRQKAQNYIKALKRGPDLKIGQNLNCVIVEVKNGGRVVRLSVDRSEVAASLATEQQNWALSNLLPGLVVKARVQKVAPLGIKLSFLSSFTGIVDFMHVDPEKSTNYSPDQVMKACILSIHPTSKVVRLTLRQAFLHPGGSPNQLSNDRMGAVVKESTVKAFYKQFGAVFELDDGTLAFARLKHLSKTRKSFKPGSFKTGCKHRCRIIDYSLMDEMCIVSLKSHVIAARFLQYQDIHTGDVVQGKVFAMKHIGMQVKVTDGIKGLVPSMHLADVILKQPEKKYSIGDEVKCRVLECNPAGKKLILTLKKSLVQSKLPILSNYEDAKPGLITHGFVVCAREFGCIVKFYNDVKGLVPKNELSSEPISCPDKVFHEGQVVKVMVLKCEPEQERLLLSFRLSSPSAPEDKKECTAKEKQEVKYQIGEMVDVKVLKKKDNGLEVSILEDEGNVIAGIPTAHLSDFVPTCKLLWHCLQEGDVLPRLMCLSDKGERIILSRKSAVISAVQEEQVVRSFSEIQPGMLLTGYVRNVMPFGVFVEFPFGVTGLAPKVSMSDKFVTDTKDHFVVGQTVVAKVMSIDEEKQRVLLNLKVSECSSGDSAAESFALLNQYFKEIKEIRNLLRRRGEPSAAQGLCELLPGKELQLVVQDVKEDGSAVFSGSCVTGLTVTATRYHLGDKNIAPGEKTKVLVLHVDALTSKVYVSLREELLKQRAKQLLTENSQHSAIVQHIAEEFAIVSLLETGQLAAVPIASHLNDTFRFDSEKLKVGQIISATLKVVKESDHGILLAVQGRAKKDVFVRVRNESETALEEVLATVKHSLSLGDIVTGTVKSVKPTHVTVAIDDKLTGSIHASRILDEVPIGSFPTCTLKAGQKVTARVIGGRDVNTHRYLPITHPHFTQSIPELSMRPSEIEGKVTAMLNLKEDNGLKKPGLYNVGQTVTCFVKKYNILKNWLEVEVAPHIRGRVPHLLLSLNTKILKHPEKSFKNGQAISATVTGTDVTETKLCLSLTGIQSLEQGSITVGMVTKVIPHIGLTIALPGGKTGKVSIFHLNDTYMDNPLSDFKVGKIVRCYILSHENGKIQLSLRQSRLNPKNNSKVEDAEITCIKDVKKGQLVRGYVKSVTSSGVFFGLSASLLGRILFQNVSPYFVQKHSLYKKYLPEGKLLTAKVLGVNGKEKHIELSLLPKDTGMPSILPESLGLPRYDAEEDKREADDREKREELKLKTKRRRENSESEKEAKPKKRKMCPADENDSGIEVYYREEEDDDQEEEAAEKKSKVRKPGEAPRLQVSAGFTWDEDINATDTAVLNQKEGSSESEEEEDPQLKLKKQTKKEKELEKQKKEKELCKLEAALMDPSRQPQSADDFDRLVLSSPNSSIVWLQYMAFHLQATEIEKARAVAERALKTICFREEQEKLNVWVALLNLENMYGTEETLMKVFERAVQYNEPLKVFQHLCDIYANSEKYKQAEELYHTMLKRFRQEKSVWLKYASFLLKQGQTEATHRLLERALKALPTKEHVDVISRFAQLEFRFGDPEHAKALFESTLSSYPKRTDIWSIYMDIMIKHGSQKEIRDIFERVVHLSLAPKKMKFFFKRYLDYEKKFGTTESVLAVKRAALEYVETRSSLVET; this comes from the exons ATGGCGTCCATGGAAGAAAACTTTCCTCGAGGGGGCAtccagaaaaaacccaaagaggACAAAACACCCAAACTAAAGTTAGAGCGGGACAATTTGTTTGAT GTTCACCATGAAAAAcaatcacagaaaagaaaaaggagccaGAGGGatcaaggaaagcagaaaaagttcAAGGCAGATAAAATAGCTCCTGCTAAAGACGATGTGAATATTGAACCACTTGCGATTGAG GACCTCTGTGAGGGAATGCTGCTCCTTGGTTGTATAAAAGAGGTCAGTGACTATGAGTTAGTCATCAGCTTGCCCAATGGACTTTCAGGATTTGTGCCTGTCACGCAGATCAGTGATGCCTACAGCAAAATGCTGAGCAAGCAGGTGGCCCAAGGAGAACTCCTGGAG GACTTGAATTCGCTCTTGGACATGTATTCTCCAGGGACACTGGTCAGGTGTGTTGTGACCAGTGCTGAGAAAAGTGCTGATGGACGTCGGAGTATCAAATTGTCGATCAACCCCAAGAAGGTCAATAAGGGTCTGAACGCTTCATCACTAGCATCAGGCATG CTGCTCTCTGGCTTTGTGTCTAGCGTGGAAGACCATGGCTACCTCATTGATATTGGAGTCAGTGGGACTCATGCTTTCCTGCCTCGTCAGAAAGCTCAAAATTACATCAAAGCACTCAAGAGAG GGCCTGACTTGAAAATAGGCCAGAACCTGAACTGTGTCATTGTGGAAGTGAAGAATGGGGGAAGAGTGGTCCGTTTGTCCGTTGATCGATCAGAGGTTGCTGCATCCCTTGCAACAGAGCAACAGAACTGGGCACTCTCTAATTTATTGCCAGGGCTGGTGGTAAAAGCTCGAGTGCAGAAG GTGGCCCCACTTGGGATCAAACTGAGCTTTCTGTCTTCCTTCACTGGCATTGTGGATTTCATGCACGTGGACCCAGAGAAATCCACGAACTATTCTCCAGATCAAGTG ATGAAAGCTTGCATCCTCTCAATCCACCCCACCTCCAAGGTGGTGCGGCTCACCCTGCGGCAGGCCTTCCTCCACCCTGGGGGATCCCCAAACCAGCTCTCCAATGATCGCATGGGGGCAGTGGTGAAGGAGTCAACAGTGAAAGCTTTCTACAAGCAGTTTGGTGCTGTCTTTGAGCTTGATGATGGCACTCTTGCATTTGCACGG ttgaaacATCTTTCAAAAACAAGAAAGTCCTTTAAACCTGGGTCATTTAAGACAGGATGCAAACATAGATGTCGGATCATTGACTACAGCCTGATGGATGAGATGTGTATTGTATCTCTGAAGTC TCACGTTATTGCAGCGCGGTTTCTGCAATACCAAGATATCCACACAGGGGATGTGGTGCAG GGCAAAGTGTTTGCTATGAAACACATTGGGATGCAGGTGAAAGTAACTGATGGGATTAAAGGGCTTGTGCCATCCATGCATCTTGCTGATGTGATCCTGAAGCAGCCTGAGAAGAAGTACAGCATAGGAGATGAAGTCAAGTGTCGG GTGCTGGAGTGCAATCCTGCAGGGAAGAAGCTGATCCTTACTCTTAAGAAAAGTCTTGTCCAATCAAAGCTTCCAATCCTCTCCAACTATGAAGATGCAAAACCAGGTCTGATCACACATGGCTTTGTGGTGTGTGCGAGGGAGTTTGGCTGCATTGTGAAGTTCTACAATGACGTCAAAGGTCTGGTACCCAAGAATGAGCTGAGCTCAGAACCCATATCTTGTCCAGATAAAGTCTTCCATGAAGGCCAG gttGTTAAAGTAATGGTCTTAAAATGTGAGCCCGAGCAGGAAAGACTTTTGTTGTCCTTCAGGTTATCAAGCCCGTCTGCCCCAGAGGACAAAAAGGAATGCACTGCAAAGGAGAAACAGGAAGTGAAATACCAAATTGGAGAG ATGGTTGACGTGAAAGTCTTGAAGAAGAAAGATAATGGGCTAGAGGTTTCCATCTTAGAAGATGAAGGCAATGTGATAGCTGGCATTCCCACAGCGCACCTCTCTGACTTTGTTCCTACCTGCAAGCTCCTGTGGCATTGTCTTCAAGAGGGAGATGTCCTGCCCAGACTTATGTGCCTAAGTGACAAGGGAGAGCGTATT ATCTTGAGCAGAAAGTCTGCAGTGATTTCTGCTGTACAGGAGGAGCAAGTTGTGAGAAGTTTCTCTGAAATCCAGCCTGGGATGCTGTTGACTGGTTATGTGAGGAACGTGATGCCCTTTGGAGTGTTTGTGGAGTTCCCTTTTGGTGTGACAGGACTGGCACCCAAAGTG AGCATGAGTGACAAGTTTGTGACGGACACCAAGGACCACTTTGTGGTGGGACAGACTGTGGTTGCGAAGGTGATGAGCATTGATGAGGAGAAGCAGCGTGTGCTCCTCAATCTGAAGGTGTCAGAGTGCAGCTCAGGCGATTCTGCTGCGGAGAGCTTTGCCCTGCTGAATCAGTATTTCAAGGAGATTAAAGAAATCAGGAACTTGCTGAGAAGAAGAG GGGAGCCCAGTGCGGCCCAAGGCCTTTGTGAGTTGCTGcctgggaaggagctgcagctcGTGGTGCAGGATGTGAAGGAGGATGGCTCAGCAGTGTTCAGTGGCAGCTGTGTCACAGGCTTGACTGTAACAGCCACTCGCTACCATTTGGGAG ACAAAAACATTGCTCCTGGTGAGAAAACTAAGGTGTTGGTTCTTCATGTGGATGCCCTCACATCCAAGGTGTACGTTTCTCTTCGGGAAGAGCTGTTAAAACAACGAGCCAAGCAA CTGCTCACAGAGAACTCCCAGCATTCTGCCATCGTGCAGCACATAGCAGAAGAATTTGCCATCGTGTCTTTGTTGGAAACAGGTCAGCTGGCAGCTGTCCCCATAGCGTCTCACCTCAATGACACCTTCCGCTTTGACTCAGAAAAACTGAAGGTGGGACAAATAATCTCTGCAACCTTAAAAGTAGTGAAGGAGAGCGACCATGGAATCTTGTTAGCAGTACAAGGCCGAGCAAAGAAGGATGTTTTTGTAAGGGTCCGGAATGAATCTGAGACAGCATTGGAAGAGGTGCTTGCTACTGTGAAACACTCGCTTTCCTTGGGCGATATTGTTACTGGTACTGTTAAATCTGTCAAACCAACCCATGTCACAGTTGCTATTGATGACAAGCTGACAGGTTCAATCCATGCATCCCGGATACTGGATGAAGTGCCTATAGGTTCTTTTCCAACATGCACTCTGAAAGCTGGACAGAAGGTGACTGCTCGAGTCATTGGTGGCAGAGATGTGAATACTCACAG GTACCTGCCCATCACCCATCCGCACTTCACACAGTCCATTCCAGAGCTCAGCATGCGACCAAG TGAAATAGAAGGGAAAGTCACAGCAATGCTGAACCTTAAAGAAGACAATGGCCTCAAAAAACCTGGACTCTACAATGTCGGACAGACAGTCACCTGTTTTGTGAAAAAG TATAACATCCTCAAAAATTGGCTGGAGGTAGAAGTTGCCCCTCATATTCGAGGAAGAGTTCCTCATCTGCTGCTGTCTCTGAACACCAAG atcttAAAGCATCCAGAAAAGAGCTTCAAAAATGGCCAGGCAATATCAGCTACAGTGACTGGAACAGatgtcacagaaacaaaactctgCTTGTCACTCACAG gAATTCAGTCactggagcagggcagcatcACTGTAGGCATGGTAACAAAAGTGATTCCACACATTGGTTTGACCATTGCACTGCCGGGTGGGAAGACTGGCAAAGTCAGCATCTTTCACCTGAATGACACTTACATGGACAATCCTCTGAGTGACTTCAAAGTTGGCAAGATTGTCAG GTGCTACATCCTCTCCCATGAGAACGGCAAAATCCAGCTATCTCTCCGGCAGTCACG gCTAAACCCAAAGAACAACAGCAAAGTGGAAGATGCTGAAATAACATGTATTAAGGATGTTAAAAAAGGCCAGCTAGTGAGAGGCTATGTCAAATCAGTCACTTCATCAGGTGTATTCTTTGG CTTGTCCGCTTCTCTTCTGGGCCGAATACTGTTCCAGAATGTTTCCCCTTACTTCGTACAGAAACACTCCTTGTATAAAAAGTACCTGCCTGAAGGAAAGCTGCTCACTGCCAAGGTGCTTGG tgtaaatggaaaagaaaaacatattgaGCTCTCTCTCCTGCCCAAGGACACTGGGATGCCAAGCATCTTGCCTGAATCCCTAGGCCTACCACGATATGATGCAGAGGAAGATAAAAGAGAGGCAGATgacagggaaaagagagaagaactTAAATTGAAGACAAAACGGAGAAGAGAAAACTCTGAAAGTGAGAAG GAGGCTAagccaaaaaaaaggaagatgtgcCCAGCAGATGAAAATGACAGTGGAATTGAGGTATATTACCGggaagaggaggatgatgaccaggaggaagaggcagctgaaaagaaatctaAG GTAAGGAAACCTGGTGAagctcccaggctgcaggtTTCCGCGGGCTTCACCTGGGATGAAGACATAAATGCAACAGATACAGCTGTGCTGAATCAGAAGGAAGGGAGCTCAGagagtgaggaggaagaggatcCACAGTTGAAG ctgaagaaacaaacaaagaaagagaaggagctagagaagcagaagaaggagaaggagctCTGCAAACTAGAAGCAGCTCTGATGGATCCCAGCCGACAGCCCCAGTCAGCAGATGACTTTGACCGCCTGGTGCTGAGCAGTCCCAACAGCTCCATTGTCTGGCTACAGTACATGGCTTTTCATCTCCAGGCTACCGAGATTGAGAAGGCCAGAGCTGTGGCAGAAAGAGCGCTTAAAACAATCTGCTTCAG GGAAGAACAGGAGAAGCTGAATGTCTGGGTAGCTCTGCTGAACTTGGAGAACATGTATGGTACTGAGGAGACACTGATGAAGGTCTTTGAGAGAGCTGTTCAATACAATGAACCTCTGAAAGTCTTCCAGCATCTGTGTGACATCTATGCCAATTCTGAGAAGTACAAG CAAGCAGAAGAATTGTACCACACGATGCTGAAGCGTTTCCGTCAGGAGAAGTCTGTGTGGCTGAAATATGCCTCTTTCCTCCTGAAGCAAGGCCAGACTGAGGCTACGCACAGGCTTTTGGAGCGTGCTCTCAAGGCTTTGCCCACCAAAGAAC ATGTGGATGTCATTTCAAGGTTTGCACAGCTGGAGTTCCGTTTTGGGGACCCAGAACATGCCAAGGCCCTCTTTGAGAGCACCCTCAGCAGCTATCCCAAGCGGACAGACATCTGGTCCATCTACATGGACATCATGATCAAACATGGCAGCCAGAAGGAAATACG
- the PDCD11 gene encoding protein RRP5 homolog isoform X2, protein MASMEENFPRGGIQKKPKEDKTPKLKLERDNLFDVHHEKQSQKRKRSQRDQGKQKKFKADKIAPAKDDVNIEPLAIEDLCEGMLLLGCIKEVSDYELVISLPNGLSGFVPVTQISDAYSKMLSKQVAQGELLEDLNSLLDMYSPGTLVRCVVTSAEKSADGRRSIKLSINPKKVNKGLNASSLASGMLLSGFVSSVEDHGYLIDIGVSGTHAFLPRQKAQNYIKALKRGPDLKIGQNLNCVIVEVKNGGRVVRLSVDRSEVAASLATEQQNWALSNLLPGLVVKARVQKVAPLGIKLSFLSSFTGIVDFMHVDPEKSTNYSPDQVMKACILSIHPTSKVVRLTLRQAFLHPGGSPNQLSNDRMGAVVKESTVKAFYKQFGAVFELDDGTLAFARLKHLSKTRKSFKPGSFKTGCKHRCRIIDYSLMDEMCIVSLKSHVIAARFLQYQDIHTGDVVQGKVFAMKHIGMQVKVTDGIKGLVPSMHLADVILKQPEKKYSIGDEVKCRVLECNPAGKKLILTLKKSLVQSKLPILSNYEDAKPGLITHGFVVCAREFGCIVKFYNDVKGLVPKNELSSEPISCPDKVFHEGQVVKVMVLKCEPEQERLLLSFRLSSPSAPEDKKECTAKEKQEVKYQIGEMVDVKVLKKKDNGLEVSILEDEGNVIAGIPTAHLSDFVPTCKLLWHCLQEGDVLPRLMCLSDKGERIILSRKSAVISAVQEEQVVRSFSEIQPGMLLTGYVRNVMPFGVFVEFPFGVTGLAPKVSMSDKFVTDTKDHFVVGQTVVAKVMSIDEEKQRVLLNLKVSECSSGDSAAESFALLNQYFKEIKEIRNLLRRRGEPSAAQGLCELLPGKELQLVVQDVKEDGSAVFSGSCVTGLTVTATRYHLGDKNIAPGEKTKVLVLHVDALTSKVYVSLREELLKQRAKQLLTENSQHSAIVQHIAEEFAIVSLLETGQLAAVPIASHLNDTFRFDSEKLKVGQIISATLKVVKESDHGILLAVQGRAKKDVFVRVRNESETALEEVLATVKHSLSLGDIVTGTVKSVKPTHVTVAIDDKLTGSIHASRILDEVPIGSFPTCTLKAGQKVTARVIGGRDVNTHRYLPITHPHFTQSIPELSMRPSEIEGKVTAMLNLKEDNGLKKPGLYNVGQTVTCFVKKYNILKNWLEVEVAPHIRGRVPHLLLSLNTKILKHPEKSFKNGQAISATVTGTDVTETKLCLSLTGIQSLEQGSITVGMVTKVIPHIGLTIALPGGKTGKVSIFHLNDTYMDNPLSDFKVGKIVRCYILSHENGKIQLSLRQSRLNPKNNSKVEDAEITCIKDVKKGQLVRGYVKSVTSSGVFFGLSASLLGRILFQNVSPYFVQKHSLYKKYLPEGKLLTAKVLGVNGKEKHIELSLLPKDTGMPSILPESLGLPRYDAEEDKREADDREKREELKLKTKRRRENSESEKAKPKKRKMCPADENDSGIEVYYREEEDDDQEEEAAEKKSKVRKPGEAPRLQVSAGFTWDEDINATDTAVLNQKEGSSESEEEEDPQLKLKKQTKKEKELEKQKKEKELCKLEAALMDPSRQPQSADDFDRLVLSSPNSSIVWLQYMAFHLQATEIEKARAVAERALKTICFREEQEKLNVWVALLNLENMYGTEETLMKVFERAVQYNEPLKVFQHLCDIYANSEKYKQAEELYHTMLKRFRQEKSVWLKYASFLLKQGQTEATHRLLERALKALPTKEHVDVISRFAQLEFRFGDPEHAKALFESTLSSYPKRTDIWSIYMDIMIKHGSQKEIRDIFERVVHLSLAPKKMKFFFKRYLDYEKKFGTTESVLAVKRAALEYVETRSSLVET, encoded by the exons ATGGCGTCCATGGAAGAAAACTTTCCTCGAGGGGGCAtccagaaaaaacccaaagaggACAAAACACCCAAACTAAAGTTAGAGCGGGACAATTTGTTTGAT GTTCACCATGAAAAAcaatcacagaaaagaaaaaggagccaGAGGGatcaaggaaagcagaaaaagttcAAGGCAGATAAAATAGCTCCTGCTAAAGACGATGTGAATATTGAACCACTTGCGATTGAG GACCTCTGTGAGGGAATGCTGCTCCTTGGTTGTATAAAAGAGGTCAGTGACTATGAGTTAGTCATCAGCTTGCCCAATGGACTTTCAGGATTTGTGCCTGTCACGCAGATCAGTGATGCCTACAGCAAAATGCTGAGCAAGCAGGTGGCCCAAGGAGAACTCCTGGAG GACTTGAATTCGCTCTTGGACATGTATTCTCCAGGGACACTGGTCAGGTGTGTTGTGACCAGTGCTGAGAAAAGTGCTGATGGACGTCGGAGTATCAAATTGTCGATCAACCCCAAGAAGGTCAATAAGGGTCTGAACGCTTCATCACTAGCATCAGGCATG CTGCTCTCTGGCTTTGTGTCTAGCGTGGAAGACCATGGCTACCTCATTGATATTGGAGTCAGTGGGACTCATGCTTTCCTGCCTCGTCAGAAAGCTCAAAATTACATCAAAGCACTCAAGAGAG GGCCTGACTTGAAAATAGGCCAGAACCTGAACTGTGTCATTGTGGAAGTGAAGAATGGGGGAAGAGTGGTCCGTTTGTCCGTTGATCGATCAGAGGTTGCTGCATCCCTTGCAACAGAGCAACAGAACTGGGCACTCTCTAATTTATTGCCAGGGCTGGTGGTAAAAGCTCGAGTGCAGAAG GTGGCCCCACTTGGGATCAAACTGAGCTTTCTGTCTTCCTTCACTGGCATTGTGGATTTCATGCACGTGGACCCAGAGAAATCCACGAACTATTCTCCAGATCAAGTG ATGAAAGCTTGCATCCTCTCAATCCACCCCACCTCCAAGGTGGTGCGGCTCACCCTGCGGCAGGCCTTCCTCCACCCTGGGGGATCCCCAAACCAGCTCTCCAATGATCGCATGGGGGCAGTGGTGAAGGAGTCAACAGTGAAAGCTTTCTACAAGCAGTTTGGTGCTGTCTTTGAGCTTGATGATGGCACTCTTGCATTTGCACGG ttgaaacATCTTTCAAAAACAAGAAAGTCCTTTAAACCTGGGTCATTTAAGACAGGATGCAAACATAGATGTCGGATCATTGACTACAGCCTGATGGATGAGATGTGTATTGTATCTCTGAAGTC TCACGTTATTGCAGCGCGGTTTCTGCAATACCAAGATATCCACACAGGGGATGTGGTGCAG GGCAAAGTGTTTGCTATGAAACACATTGGGATGCAGGTGAAAGTAACTGATGGGATTAAAGGGCTTGTGCCATCCATGCATCTTGCTGATGTGATCCTGAAGCAGCCTGAGAAGAAGTACAGCATAGGAGATGAAGTCAAGTGTCGG GTGCTGGAGTGCAATCCTGCAGGGAAGAAGCTGATCCTTACTCTTAAGAAAAGTCTTGTCCAATCAAAGCTTCCAATCCTCTCCAACTATGAAGATGCAAAACCAGGTCTGATCACACATGGCTTTGTGGTGTGTGCGAGGGAGTTTGGCTGCATTGTGAAGTTCTACAATGACGTCAAAGGTCTGGTACCCAAGAATGAGCTGAGCTCAGAACCCATATCTTGTCCAGATAAAGTCTTCCATGAAGGCCAG gttGTTAAAGTAATGGTCTTAAAATGTGAGCCCGAGCAGGAAAGACTTTTGTTGTCCTTCAGGTTATCAAGCCCGTCTGCCCCAGAGGACAAAAAGGAATGCACTGCAAAGGAGAAACAGGAAGTGAAATACCAAATTGGAGAG ATGGTTGACGTGAAAGTCTTGAAGAAGAAAGATAATGGGCTAGAGGTTTCCATCTTAGAAGATGAAGGCAATGTGATAGCTGGCATTCCCACAGCGCACCTCTCTGACTTTGTTCCTACCTGCAAGCTCCTGTGGCATTGTCTTCAAGAGGGAGATGTCCTGCCCAGACTTATGTGCCTAAGTGACAAGGGAGAGCGTATT ATCTTGAGCAGAAAGTCTGCAGTGATTTCTGCTGTACAGGAGGAGCAAGTTGTGAGAAGTTTCTCTGAAATCCAGCCTGGGATGCTGTTGACTGGTTATGTGAGGAACGTGATGCCCTTTGGAGTGTTTGTGGAGTTCCCTTTTGGTGTGACAGGACTGGCACCCAAAGTG AGCATGAGTGACAAGTTTGTGACGGACACCAAGGACCACTTTGTGGTGGGACAGACTGTGGTTGCGAAGGTGATGAGCATTGATGAGGAGAAGCAGCGTGTGCTCCTCAATCTGAAGGTGTCAGAGTGCAGCTCAGGCGATTCTGCTGCGGAGAGCTTTGCCCTGCTGAATCAGTATTTCAAGGAGATTAAAGAAATCAGGAACTTGCTGAGAAGAAGAG GGGAGCCCAGTGCGGCCCAAGGCCTTTGTGAGTTGCTGcctgggaaggagctgcagctcGTGGTGCAGGATGTGAAGGAGGATGGCTCAGCAGTGTTCAGTGGCAGCTGTGTCACAGGCTTGACTGTAACAGCCACTCGCTACCATTTGGGAG ACAAAAACATTGCTCCTGGTGAGAAAACTAAGGTGTTGGTTCTTCATGTGGATGCCCTCACATCCAAGGTGTACGTTTCTCTTCGGGAAGAGCTGTTAAAACAACGAGCCAAGCAA CTGCTCACAGAGAACTCCCAGCATTCTGCCATCGTGCAGCACATAGCAGAAGAATTTGCCATCGTGTCTTTGTTGGAAACAGGTCAGCTGGCAGCTGTCCCCATAGCGTCTCACCTCAATGACACCTTCCGCTTTGACTCAGAAAAACTGAAGGTGGGACAAATAATCTCTGCAACCTTAAAAGTAGTGAAGGAGAGCGACCATGGAATCTTGTTAGCAGTACAAGGCCGAGCAAAGAAGGATGTTTTTGTAAGGGTCCGGAATGAATCTGAGACAGCATTGGAAGAGGTGCTTGCTACTGTGAAACACTCGCTTTCCTTGGGCGATATTGTTACTGGTACTGTTAAATCTGTCAAACCAACCCATGTCACAGTTGCTATTGATGACAAGCTGACAGGTTCAATCCATGCATCCCGGATACTGGATGAAGTGCCTATAGGTTCTTTTCCAACATGCACTCTGAAAGCTGGACAGAAGGTGACTGCTCGAGTCATTGGTGGCAGAGATGTGAATACTCACAG GTACCTGCCCATCACCCATCCGCACTTCACACAGTCCATTCCAGAGCTCAGCATGCGACCAAG TGAAATAGAAGGGAAAGTCACAGCAATGCTGAACCTTAAAGAAGACAATGGCCTCAAAAAACCTGGACTCTACAATGTCGGACAGACAGTCACCTGTTTTGTGAAAAAG TATAACATCCTCAAAAATTGGCTGGAGGTAGAAGTTGCCCCTCATATTCGAGGAAGAGTTCCTCATCTGCTGCTGTCTCTGAACACCAAG atcttAAAGCATCCAGAAAAGAGCTTCAAAAATGGCCAGGCAATATCAGCTACAGTGACTGGAACAGatgtcacagaaacaaaactctgCTTGTCACTCACAG gAATTCAGTCactggagcagggcagcatcACTGTAGGCATGGTAACAAAAGTGATTCCACACATTGGTTTGACCATTGCACTGCCGGGTGGGAAGACTGGCAAAGTCAGCATCTTTCACCTGAATGACACTTACATGGACAATCCTCTGAGTGACTTCAAAGTTGGCAAGATTGTCAG GTGCTACATCCTCTCCCATGAGAACGGCAAAATCCAGCTATCTCTCCGGCAGTCACG gCTAAACCCAAAGAACAACAGCAAAGTGGAAGATGCTGAAATAACATGTATTAAGGATGTTAAAAAAGGCCAGCTAGTGAGAGGCTATGTCAAATCAGTCACTTCATCAGGTGTATTCTTTGG CTTGTCCGCTTCTCTTCTGGGCCGAATACTGTTCCAGAATGTTTCCCCTTACTTCGTACAGAAACACTCCTTGTATAAAAAGTACCTGCCTGAAGGAAAGCTGCTCACTGCCAAGGTGCTTGG tgtaaatggaaaagaaaaacatattgaGCTCTCTCTCCTGCCCAAGGACACTGGGATGCCAAGCATCTTGCCTGAATCCCTAGGCCTACCACGATATGATGCAGAGGAAGATAAAAGAGAGGCAGATgacagggaaaagagagaagaactTAAATTGAAGACAAAACGGAGAAGAGAAAACTCTGAAAGTGAGAAG GCTAagccaaaaaaaaggaagatgtgcCCAGCAGATGAAAATGACAGTGGAATTGAGGTATATTACCGggaagaggaggatgatgaccaggaggaagaggcagctgaaaagaaatctaAG GTAAGGAAACCTGGTGAagctcccaggctgcaggtTTCCGCGGGCTTCACCTGGGATGAAGACATAAATGCAACAGATACAGCTGTGCTGAATCAGAAGGAAGGGAGCTCAGagagtgaggaggaagaggatcCACAGTTGAAG ctgaagaaacaaacaaagaaagagaaggagctagagaagcagaagaaggagaaggagctCTGCAAACTAGAAGCAGCTCTGATGGATCCCAGCCGACAGCCCCAGTCAGCAGATGACTTTGACCGCCTGGTGCTGAGCAGTCCCAACAGCTCCATTGTCTGGCTACAGTACATGGCTTTTCATCTCCAGGCTACCGAGATTGAGAAGGCCAGAGCTGTGGCAGAAAGAGCGCTTAAAACAATCTGCTTCAG GGAAGAACAGGAGAAGCTGAATGTCTGGGTAGCTCTGCTGAACTTGGAGAACATGTATGGTACTGAGGAGACACTGATGAAGGTCTTTGAGAGAGCTGTTCAATACAATGAACCTCTGAAAGTCTTCCAGCATCTGTGTGACATCTATGCCAATTCTGAGAAGTACAAG CAAGCAGAAGAATTGTACCACACGATGCTGAAGCGTTTCCGTCAGGAGAAGTCTGTGTGGCTGAAATATGCCTCTTTCCTCCTGAAGCAAGGCCAGACTGAGGCTACGCACAGGCTTTTGGAGCGTGCTCTCAAGGCTTTGCCCACCAAAGAAC ATGTGGATGTCATTTCAAGGTTTGCACAGCTGGAGTTCCGTTTTGGGGACCCAGAACATGCCAAGGCCCTCTTTGAGAGCACCCTCAGCAGCTATCCCAAGCGGACAGACATCTGGTCCATCTACATGGACATCATGATCAAACATGGCAGCCAGAAGGAAATACG